One Macadamia integrifolia cultivar HAES 741 unplaced genomic scaffold, SCU_Mint_v3 scaffold_170A, whole genome shotgun sequence genomic window carries:
- the LOC122071001 gene encoding protein RESPONSE TO LOW SULFUR 3-like: protein MAPSIAALAAPPANPSKKGETTVVVAEEELREKNEELERELKKSLEREEKMRKELQNTSQRLRVVEEAEERLCFQLGEFEVEALDQARAYHAQIRSLMDQLSQAHKLLQVHACNHALSL, encoded by the coding sequence ATGGCTCCGAGTATAGCTGCTCTGGCTGCGCCACCGGCGAATCCCTCAAAGAAGGGAGAGACGACGGTGGTGGTAGCGGAAGAGGAGTTGAGGGAGAAAAACGAGGAATTGGAGAGAGAATTAAAGAAAAGTTTAGAGAGGGAGGAGAAAATGAGGAAGGAATTGCAGAATACATCTCAGAGACTCAGAGTCGTAGAGGAGGCTGAGGAGCGTCTCTGTTTTCAGCTTGGAGAGTTTGAAGTGGAAGCCTTAGATCAAGCACGGGCCTATCACGCCCAAATCAGGTCCCTTATGGATCAACTCTCTCAAGCTCACAAGCTTCTTCAAGTCCACGCCTGCAACCATGCCCTTTCCCTGTAA